The following DNA comes from Phytohabitans rumicis.
CTCCGTGCTCCCGCCGACCCCTACACAGCGGGCCTGCTCAAGGCGGCGTCGTGATCAGGCGCGACAGGGCACGCCGCGCACTCGACCGACATCGGTGGTGGTTCACCCGGCTGCTCTGGCTCCCGGTGCACACCATCCTCTTCGCGGCGGCCGTGTTCTTCCTGGTCTTCGCCCTTCCTGGCGACCCCGTCCTGTCGATGACCAACGGGCGCCTGACCGGAGAGCAGTTGGAGCAGGCCCGGGCGAGGTTCGGGCTGACCGACTCGATCTGGGAGCAGTTCGCGCGCTTCATGAGCGATGTCCTCCATCTCGACCTGGGCACGTCCATGGCCTCCGGCAAGCCCGTGCTGGGCGAGATCATCACGGTGCTCCCAGCCACGATCGAACTGGCGGTCATCGGCCTCACCGTCACGGTGCTCATCGCGCTGGCCGGGAGCTTCGTCCTGCTGGCCCGCCCGCACGGGTTCACCTCCCGGGTGCTTCGGCGGTACATGGATCTCGCTGGTGCGCTTCCGGACTTCGTCGTCGGCATCCTGCTCATCGTCGTCTTCTACACGGTCCTGCACATCGCGCCAGCGCCGATCGGGCGTTTCGACCCGCTGCTTGAGGAACCGAACCGCATCACCGGTTTCCCGCTTCTGGACGCGGTACTGGACGGCAACGTCGCGGTCGCGACGTCCATGGCGGGGCATCTCGTGCTTCCGGTCCTGGCCTTGGCGCTCTACCAGTCACCGGTCCTGATGCGATTGCTTTCCCACGCCATGCACCAGGCCGCGCAGGCACCACCGACGATCTTCCGGATCTCCTGCGGTGTGCGCCGGCGGGATGTGTGGCTGAGCATCCTGCGGCGCTCGCTGCCGGCCATGGTCTCGATGCTCGGGACCATGCTCGGCACCCTCCTCGGCGGGGCGATCGTACTGGAGCAGTTGTTCGGCTTCGGAGGGCTCGGCAAGTACCTCGTGTCGGCGGTGACCTTGGCCGACGCGACCGCGATTCGCGGTTTCCTCATCGTCGTCGGCGCGTTGACGCTGGTGCTGTTCGTGCTGGTCGACCTGACGAACATGCTCCTCGACCCGCGCCGGCGTCCCGGATCGACTGGAGCGGAGCGATGACTACTGCGGTGCCGGTGCAACTGCCAGCCTGGCGGTCGCGTAGCCGGGCAGAGCTGAGGCTGTGGTGGGCCCGCTGGTGGCCTTGGGTTCCCTTGGCAGCGGTCGCCCTGTTCGCGATCATCGGCCCGCTACTGGTGCCGTTCGATCCAGAGAAGGTCGTAGCGAAGCCTTCGATACCCCGGGCGCCACTCACCTGATGGGGACGGACTCGGTAGGACTCGACGTTTTCTCACGGACCGTTTCGGCGACCCGTCTCAATCTCGCGATCGGGCTCTCCGTGGCGTTGCTGGCCTCGATCGCCGGGGCAGTCACCGGGGTCCTGATCGGGATGGGGGAGGAGCGCGGGGGCCTGATCGGGCGCGGAGCCCGGGCGATGGCACGGACGATCGAACTGTCCAGCGCCCTGCCTCCGATGCTGGTCGCGTTGGCCGTCGTCGCGATCACCGGCCCAAGCGTCACGACGCTCACCGTGGTCATCGCCGCATCGCTGACACCCAACCTGACCAGGCTCACCCGGACCGAGGTGCTCAAGGTGCGCCGCGATGCCTACCTGGACGCCGCTCGCCAGGCGGGCCTCAGGGAGTTCCGGGTGATGGTGCGGCACGTCTTCCCGAACTCGACCTGGCCGGTCGTGGAGACGTTCTCGATCACCTTCGGTTCGGCCATCATGATGACCGCTGGCCTGGGCTTTCTCGGGGTTGGCGTGCCCTCTCCGACACCGGAATGGGGAGCGATGATCTCCCGCGGCGTCGCGGATCTGACGTTCGGCCGATGGTGGGCATCGGGCTTCCCTGCCCTGGCCATGGCGTTCACGGTGGTCCTGGTCGCGCTCCCGACCACACGGCGGAACAGTGCCTCGGGCTAGGAGGGGTGCGAGAGCCCTGCTGCCGTCCTAGCCGTTGTAGGACATCGAGACGTCCGCCCGATCGGAGCTGTGCGCCTTCGCCGAAAGCTGCCGGTAGCGCTCCTCGTCCTTGGCGACGTGCTCGTTCATCAGGT
Coding sequences within:
- a CDS encoding ABC transporter permease gives rise to the protein MIRRDRARRALDRHRWWFTRLLWLPVHTILFAAAVFFLVFALPGDPVLSMTNGRLTGEQLEQARARFGLTDSIWEQFARFMSDVLHLDLGTSMASGKPVLGEIITVLPATIELAVIGLTVTVLIALAGSFVLLARPHGFTSRVLRRYMDLAGALPDFVVGILLIVVFYTVLHIAPAPIGRFDPLLEEPNRITGFPLLDAVLDGNVAVATSMAGHLVLPVLALALYQSPVLMRLLSHAMHQAAQAPPTIFRISCGVRRRDVWLSILRRSLPAMVSMLGTMLGTLLGGAIVLEQLFGFGGLGKYLVSAVTLADATAIRGFLIVVGALTLVLFVLVDLTNMLLDPRRRPGSTGAER
- a CDS encoding ABC transporter permease, whose protein sequence is MVGPLVALGSLGSGRPVRDHRPATGAVRSREGRSEAFDTPGATHLMGTDSVGLDVFSRTVSATRLNLAIGLSVALLASIAGAVTGVLIGMGEERGGLIGRGARAMARTIELSSALPPMLVALAVVAITGPSVTTLTVVIAASLTPNLTRLTRTEVLKVRRDAYLDAARQAGLREFRVMVRHVFPNSTWPVVETFSITFGSAIMMTAGLGFLGVGVPSPTPEWGAMISRGVADLTFGRWWASGFPALAMAFTVVLVALPTTRRNSASG